A single genomic interval of Lodderomyces elongisporus chromosome 8, complete sequence harbors:
- the FLR1_3 gene encoding Multidrug transporter flr1, translating into MRQFLIDSLCGQVLHRVSGGRWFRHRDEFPDYVVPEKYLQFTEKQDSQEEIANAAVHELPATDDTSNFDKDDASADTVANSNSSKSEYIIVTWDGDNDPENPYNWPLYLKCIMAFQIAFLTVSVYMGSAIYTPGIVDIMEKFHISQTIATLPLTMFVIGYGIGPIFFSPLSEHTRVGRTPLYLITLFIFCMMQIPTALSTSIAGMTVLRLIAGFFASPALATGGASYGDFITLPYFVCGLATWSLGAVCGPAIGPLIGSVLVVRGGHNGYESWRWTFWFMALISSCFLIFGWTLPETYTPYLLRKKAERLRKLTGNNRIRSEAELGAGEFSSARAVVQKLLWRPIEITLKEPVVLLIDIYIALVYSIIYLFFESIPIVFQETKHFPLILMGVSYTSIVIGIILAGAVYIPYVYQIFTKKLISGTMVSPEVFLPASIVGAALMPTGLFIFGWTASPDLHWFPPLIGIALFAAGAFIIFQTLFNYMASSFKVEYLASVFSSNAFFRSISAGCFPLFGRALFDNLGSEKFPVGWGSSLLAFICLLMIAIPVFFYLNGPKLRARSVYAY; encoded by the coding sequence ATGAGACAATTTCTTATAGACTCACTCTGCGGTCAAGTTCTTCATCGTGTATCTGGTGGTCGCTGGTTTCGCCACAGAGATGAATTCCCAGACTACGTTGTACCCGAAAAATACCTCCAATTTACTGAAAAACAAGATTCTCAAGAGGAAATCGCAAATGCAGCAGTACATGAATTGCCAGCTACAGACGACACCTCCAACTTCGACAAAGATGATGCTTCTGCTGACACTGTGGCAAACTCAAATCTGAGCAAGTCAGAATACATTATAGTAACCTGGGACGGCGACAATGACCCTGAAAATCCTTACAATTGGCCATTATACCTCAAGTGTATCATGGCTTTCCAAATTGCATTCCTCACAGTCTCCGTCTATATGGGCTCGGCAATCTACACACCAGGCATTGTTGATATCATGGAAAAGTTCCATATAAGTCAGACTATTGCCACATTGCCATTGACTATGTTTGTTATTGGCTACGGTATTGGTCCCATCTTCTTTAGCCCTCTCTCAGAACACACTCGAGTAGGAAGAACTCCATTGTACTTGATCACATTATTCATTTTCTGCATGATGCAGATCCCAACTGCATTATCCACAAGCATTGCCGGAATGACGGTCTTGCGTCTTATTGCTGGGTTCTTTGCAAGTCCTGCATTAGCCACCGGCGGTGCGTCTTATGGTGACTTTATCACACTCCCCTACTTTGTATGTGGCTTGGCTACATGGTCCTTAGGTGCAGTGTGTGGGCCAGCAATTGGTCCATTGATTGGTTCAGTCTTGGTTGTTCGTGGTGGCCATAATGGGTATGAGAGTTGGAGATGGACTTTTTGGTTTATGGCATTGATCTCGTCGTGTTTCTTGATCTTTGGCTGGACATTGCCTGAAACGTATACTCCATACTTGTTGAGAAAGAAAGCTGAGAGATTGAGAAAATTGACGGGAAACAACAGAATCAGATCAGAGGCAGAGCTAGGTGCTGGAGAGTTTTCGTCTGCTCGTGCTGTTGTACAAAAGTTGTTATGGAGACCAATTGAAATCACATTGAAAGAGCCAgtggtgttgttgattgACATATACATTGCATTGGTCTACAGTATCATCTACTTGTTCTTTGAGAGTATCCCCATTGTATTTCAAGAAACCAAGCATTTCCCATTGATCTTGATGGGTGTTTCTTACACCTCCATTGTCATTGGTATAATCTTGGCAGGTGCAGTCTACATCCCGTACGTGTACCAAATCTTTACAAAGAAACTTATCCTGGGCACCATGGTATCCCCCGAAGTGTTCTTACCAGCTTCCATAGTTGGTGCAGCTCTCATGCCTACAGGTTTATTTATCTTTGGATGGACCGCGTCTCCGGATCTTCATTGGTTCCCACCTTTGATTGGAATTGCCCTCTTTGCCGCTGGTGCATTTATAATCTTCCAAACCTTGTTCAATTACATGGCCTCGAGTTTCAAAGTAGAGTACTTGGCCTCAGTGTTTTCATCTAATGCATTCTTTAGAAGCATTAGTGCAGGTTGTTTCCCCTTATTTGGAAGGGCCTTGTTTGATAATTTAGGCTCTGAAAAATTTCCTGTTGGATGGGGTTCAAGTTTATTAGCATTCATTTGTCTTTTAATGATTGCAATCCCCGTGTTTTTCTACTTGAACGGTCCAAAGCTAAGAGCAAGATCCGTGTACGCCTATTGA
- the slp1 gene encoding WD repeat-containing protein slp1, translating into MSASTLSPSSSKFVHRPPITDENNDKTDNHYSAKAYDKSQRFVSGPLQAPDPLLSPSKREFLKQMSPNVTKKHRVISNEPISKPPSFVGANTKKESKEVKEVKDLKDLKDVKDLKGVKESKFARPQFPSSFKPTLAQRSKTSIAFPMSMSMASGGNINSSSSNSNAPGTGASTTSVPFTLRRSNSLLTRSNSSLSTDHKSTSLSNLDRFIPSRHNSSTRKLDSSGPAPEPNAAPEKHIEAQTSKIYQHHVAEACGLEMNSRILLYQPQPPERKKPVDLLHSNYKINAKTSLSPLLASARAKKIPSTPERVLDAPGLVDDFYLNLLAWSSYNLLAIGLEDAVYVWNASTGSVGLLCELPEKTLVTSLRWSQDGSYISIGKDDGLVEIWDIEQNTKLRTLNCDNHLTRVASQAWNSHILTSGSRVGNLYHSDVRISSHLVDKNEGCHVSEISGIEYRPDSKQFVTGGNDNLVNIWDVRNSQKPLFAKRNHRAAVKAMSWCPYQMGLLATGGGSTDKTIHFWNTNTGARVNTIETGSQISSLNWGYAAGTGMEIVATHGFPTNSISLFNYPTLQKTGEVVNAHDTRILNGCLSPDNLTLATIAGDENLKFWSLFDMDKSYKRVYDEEAGDDLGDETVKDAKRLKRMMKFR; encoded by the coding sequence ATGTCGGCATCTACATTATCACCAAGCTCATCAAAGTTTGTCCATCGCCCACCCATTACAGATGAGAATAATGACAAGACGGACAATCATTATCTGGCGAAAGCCTATGATAAGCTGCAACGGTTTGTCAGCGGACCTTTGCAAGCACCAGACCCGCTCTTATCGCCATCCAAAAGAGAGTTTCTTAAACAAATGAGTCCCAATGTAACAAAAAAGCATCGCGTCATATCAAACGAGCCAATCTCCAAACCGCCAAGTTTTGTAGGTGCAAATACCAAAAAGGAGAGCAAGGAGGTAAAGGAGGTAAAGGATTTGAAAGATTTAAAAGATGTAAAAGATTTAAAGGGGGTGAAGGAGTCAAAGTTTGCAAGACCACAGTTTCCGCTGTCATTTAAACCAACATTGGCACAGAGGTCTAAAACAAGTATTGCATTTCCAATGTCCATGTCTATGGCAAGTGGTGGTAATATCaattcctcttcttccaacAGCAATGCTCCTGGTACTGGTGCCTCTACCACTTCAGTCCCATTTACATTACGCCGATCGAATTCATTGTTGACTAGATCAAATAGCTCTCTATCAACAGATCACAAATCTACATCGCTCAGCAATTTGGACAGATTCATACCATCGAGACACAACTCAAGCACAAGAAAACTAGACTCTTCAGGACCAGCACCTGAGCCCAATGCAGCACCTGAAAAACACATTGAAGCACAAACATCGAAAATTTACCAACACCATGTTGCTGAAGCATGTGGACTAGAGATGAACTCGCGAATTTTGCTTTACCAGCCACAGCCAccagagagaaaaaagccAGTTGACCTTCTTCATAGCAATTACAAGATCAATGCAAAAACTTCACTCTCACCTTTACTTGCATCTGCTAGAGCCAAAAAGATCCCATCAACTCCTGAAAGAGTGCTTGATGCTCCAGGATTGGTTGATGATTTCTACTTGAATTTACTAGCTTGGTCACTGTATAATTTGTTGGCGATTGGATTGGAAGACGCAGTATATGTATGGAATGCATCAACAGGCTCCGTGGGACTACTATGCGAGCTTCCAGAAAAGACATTGGTGACGTCACTACGGTGGTCCCAAGATGGCTCGTACATCTCGATAGGGAAAGATGATGGATTAGTTGAGATATGGGATATTGAGCAAAACACTAAATTGCGTACACTCAATTGTGACAACCACCTCACAAGAGTTGCCTCGCAAGCTTGGAACCTGCATATATTAACCAGCGGCAGCAGAGTTGGGAACTTGTACCACTCGGATGTTAGGATATCATCACATTTAGTTGACAAGAACGAGGGATGTCATGTTTCAGAGATATCGGGTATCGAGTATAGACCTGATCTGAAACAGTTTGTCACCGGTGGCAACGACAACTTGGTCAATATATGGGATGTGAGAAATAGTCAAAAGCCACTATTTGCAAAGAGAAACCATCGTGCTGCAGTCAAAGCAATGTCATGGTGTCCCTACCAGATGGGGCTCTTGGCAACTGGAGGAGGTTCAACAGATAAGACTATACACTTTTGGAACACCAATACTGGAGCGCGAGTAAACACTATTGAGACTGGTTCTCAGATCTCGTCGTTGAACTGGGGTTATGCAGCAGGAACCGGAATGGAGATAGTGGCTACTCATGGTTTCCCAACCAATAGTATATCGTTGTTCAATTACCCAACGTTGCAAAAGACGGGTGAAGTGGTGAATGCGCACGACACGAGAATCCTCAATGGGTGCTTGAGCCCTGATAATCTTACATTGGCGACGATTGCTGGAGACGAGAATCTCAAGTTCTGGTCGCTCTTTGATATGGACAAATCGTATAAGAGAGTTTACGACGAGGAAGCTGGTGATGATTTAGGCGATGAAACTGTCAAGGACGCAAAGAGATTGAAAAGGATGATGAAGTTTAGGTAG
- the ARC18 gene encoding subunit of the Arp2/3 complex (BUSCO:EOG09264S3E), with protein MPAYHSTFLGEESSDTRTVGNLSLLPIRTKYRGPAFEPDQDYDIVEETLDLFRANSFFKNFEIKGNADRVLIYGILYVSDCLSKLNKTMPHREATRVLNNLSLDNFALPGDINFPLNSLYLPPKTKADAELLRSYLSQFRQELAERLLARIYQDDENVPSKFWLSFTKRKFMNKSL; from the coding sequence ATGCCCGCATATCACTCAACTTTCCTTGGAGAAGAGTCACTGGACACACGAACCGTTGGAAACTTGTCCTTGCTTCCCATTCGTACGAAATACCGCGGTCCTGCATTTGAACCCGATCAAGACTACGATATAGTGGAAGAGACACTCGACTTGTTTCGAGCCAATtcgtttttcaaaaactttgaaatcaaAGGTAATGCCGACCGTGTGCTCATCTACGGTATCTTGTATGTTAGTGACTGTTTGAGCAAATTGAACAAGACCATGCCCCACAGAGAAGCCACTAGAGTATTGAATAATTTGAGTCTCGATAATTTCGCCTTACCTGGTGATATCAATTTCCCCTTGAACTCGTTGTACTTGCCACCAAAGACAAAAGCCGATGCAGAATTGTTGCGAAGCTACTTGTCGCAATTTAGACAGGAGTTGGCAGAAAGGTTATTGGCACGGATATACCAGGATGACGAAAACGTTCCCAGCAAGTTTTGGTTATCCTTTACAAAGAGAAAGTTTATGAACAAAAGCTTATAA
- the STE14_1 gene encoding farnesyl cysteine-carboxyl methyltransferase encodes MNGVRTQNAIYKQSNVSLLEVFAVCFTLGLLFAIEIWSLFHSSRHSLLIWYCIFLECYFISEFSSSCLYQPSTVTSKSFLIYGVKGNGSFWFMQGLTVIEYLLTSSSSMWVPYWVSKLVSLVGTFSICIGLFIRHAAMKQCGDSFSHYIATKKLSHHKLKQDGIYGALRHPSYFGFWLFAIGIQLLLNNYVNFIVDIIVLHVFFKKRVAYEEYMLIQFYGEAYRRYQNRVGVYIPFIS; translated from the coding sequence ATGAATGGAGTAAGAACACAAAATGCAATATACAAACAGTCTAATGTCTCGTTATTGGAAGTATTTGCTGTTTGCTTTACTCTAGGCTTGTTATTTGCAATTGAGATTTGGTCATTATTTCATTCACTGCGGCATTCTTTACTCATTTGGTACTGCATCTTCCTAGAGTGTTATTTCATTTCCGAGTTTTCAAGCAGCTGCTTGTACCAGCCAAGTACAGTGACTTCGAAATCCTTTCTCATATATGGTGTCAAGGGGAATGGCCTGTTTTGGTTCATGCAAGGACTCACCGTGATTGAGTATTTGTTAACTAGTAGTCTGTCCATGTGGGTACCTTATTGGGTCTCCAAATTGGTTTCTCTTGTTGGCACATTCAGTATATGCATTGGCTTGTTCATAAGACATGCTGCAATGAAACAATGCGGCGACTCTTTTAGCCATTACATTGCCACCAAGAAACTTTCCCATCATAAGTTGAAACAGGATGGAATATACGGAGCTTTGCGACACCCTAGCTATTTCGGGTTTTGGCTATTTGCCATTGGCATTCAGCTTCTACTCAACAATTATGTCAACTTTATTGTGGACATTATTGTTTTACAtgtgtttttcaaaaaacgaGTTGCTTACGAAGAGTACATGCTAATCCAATTCTACGGAGAAGCGTATCGACGATACCAAAACCGCGTGGGTGTTTATATTCCATTCATATCATAA
- the STE14_2 gene encoding farnesyl cysteine-carboxyl methyltransferase: MTQQDDPLKYIRYDPSRNNLLRIAAKSFALGLVVATCFILQFTHSKFASICLYLQLLSLFHSLEFISTYLFNNSQVDDDSFILEDREFQIITILSIIEHFATPNAIKVPLLVSRIGYFLIALGQVARTLAMYTAQESFNHYIQKSGKDTHILITKGIYKYIRHPSYFGFFIWFLGMQLMLRNVIVLFVGCVILWRFFRDRVRYEEKYLVEFFGDNYIKYRNKTRTWMFI; the protein is encoded by the coding sequence ATGACACAACAGGATGACCCTTTGAAATACATAAGGTACGATCCTTCGCGAAACAATTTGCTTAGAATTGCAGCCAAGTCTTTTGCTCTTGGCCTCGTTGTTGCTACTTGTTTCATCTTGCAATTCACACACTCCAAATTTGCATCCATTTGTTTATACCTACAATTGTTATCACTTTTCCATTCCCTTGAGTTTATCTCAACTTATTTGTTCAACAACAGTCAGGTTGATGATGACTCGTTTATATTGGAGGATAGGGAGTTTCAGATCATTACTATATTGTCAATTATTGAACATTTTGCAACACCAAATGCGATAAAGGTGCCGCTTCTTGTTTCACGAATAGGCTATTTCCTAATTGCTCTTGGCCAAGTTGCAAGGACCTTGGCCATGTACACGGCACAGGAGTCGTTCAATCACTATATACAAAAATCTGGCAAAGATACGCACATTTTGATCACAAAGGGGATATACAAGTATATTCGACATCCCAGTtactttggtttttttatttggtttCTTGGAATGCAGTTGATGCTAAGGAATGTGATTGTCTTGTTTGTTGGATGTGTTATTCTCTGGAGGTTTTTCAGAGATCGTGTCCGGTATGAAGAGAAATACCTCGTTGAGTTCTTTGGCGATAACTATATAAAGTATAGAAACAAGACAAGGACATGGATGTTTATATAA
- the SEC9 gene encoding Protein transport protein S9 plasma membrane t-SNARE gives MGIKKMFMKKDPTEEEIVEGLSRAGISTKTGNNREDKFGAFRNYAQERAQTKSGMKPVNPYANQQQPNDPKQNPYANGNDNNVNGYEGGNGGPMSNSYSTRGSPYANMNTNSATSSTSGMSNTSGTSSNAYNTKGASATNSASPYGQRSQARTPSHPDPYARPSSSRAASSRSAVPTPSAGQVSSGNPYGQSRSRQPNADRSSQPVQQPYSQNASVSRISTRQSTVVGDGESTLDLNDVSSHQMFRNTKPIKKQTFDDNLDLNEEYHHEGDGGNDDEFDLNLDIPDEQEEEINSEDEEVNAIKQDIRFVKQESVQSTRNTLRMAQEADASGTNTLGMLGSQSERLYNAEQNLLLGATQTQIADEKVKELKRLNRSIFVPAYGNPFNKKSRLRRQEEDMKARKMQEKYLRESNRQGIYESEQRLKQGIMNNATSSETHHKYMDEKNLAAAKRYQFENDSEDDEMEKELASNLDQIGSYAKKLHGIANTMGKEVDSQNLRLTKIEEDADKLDINVHMNSTRLNNIR, from the coding sequence ATGGGGATCAAGAAAATGTTTATGAAGAAAGATCCTACGGAGGAGGAGATTGTTGAAGGTCTTAGTCGTGCTGGTATAAGCACTAAAACTGGTAACAACAGAGAAGACAAGTTTGGTGCATTTCGAAACTATGCACAAGAAAGAGCACAGACGAAAAGTGGAATGAAACCTGTTAATCCATACGCCaatcagcaacaaccaaaTGATCCTAAACAGAATCCATATGCCAATGGCAATGACAATAATGTAAATGGTTATGAAGGTGGCAATGGCGGTCCTATGTCGAATTCCTATCTGACTCGTGGAAGTCCCTATGCCAATATGAATACGAATTCAGCGACGAGCAGCACGAGTGGAATGAGCAACACGAGTGGCACGAGCAGTAATGCATACAATACCAAAGGTGCAAGTGCAACGAATAGTGCAAGTCCATATGGTCAACGACTGCAAGCTCGTACACCACTGCACCCTGATCCGTATGCAAGACCATCTTCATCGAGAGCTGCGTCTAGTCGACTGGCAGTTCCAACTCCATCTGCAGGGCAAGTATCCTCGGGCAATCCATATGGTCAGTCAAGGTCGAGACAGCCGAATGCAGATAGGCTGTCTCAACCTGTGCAACAACCATATAGTCAGAATGCTTCAGTTAGCAGAATTTCTACCAGACAGTCTACAGTTGTTGGAGATGGCGAGTCAACTTTGGATTTGAATGATGTGAGTTCCCATCAGATGTTTCGCAACACCAAGCCTATTAAGAAGCAAACTTTTGACGAtaatttggatttgaatgAAGAGTATCATCATGAAGGAGATGgtggtaatgatgatgagtttgatttgaatttggatATTCCCGACGAGCAAGAGGAGGAAATCAATTCTGAAGATGAGGAGGTTAATGCTATAAAGCAGGATATACGATTTGTCAAACAGGAGTCTGTGCAGTCCACTAGAAACACGCTTCGAATGGCACAGGAGGCTGATGCTTCGGGAACCAACACTTTGGGGATGTTGGGTTCGCAGTCGGAGAGGTTGTATAATGCGGAGCAGAATTTGCTTTTGGGTGCTACGCAGACCCAGATTGCTGATGAGAAGGTGAAGGAGTTGAAGAGGTTGAACAGGTCTATTTTTGTTCCTGCTTATGGTAATCCGTTTAACAAAAAGTCGAGGTTGCGTCGACAAGAAGAGGATATGAAGGCGCGTAAGATGCAAGAAAAGTATCTTCGTGAGAGTAATCGTCAAGGTATATATGAGAGTGAGCAGAGGTTGAAGCAGGGTATAATGAATAATGCTACGCTGAGTGAGACGCATCACAAGTATATGGATGAGAAGAATTTAGCTGCGGCAAAGAGGTACCAATTTGAGAATGATTCTGAGGATGATGAGATGGAGAAGGAGTTGGCGTCTAATTTGGACCAGATTGGTTCTTATGCCAAAAAGTTGCATGGAATTGCAAATACAATGGGTAAAGAGGTTGATAGTCAGAACTTGAGGTTAACCAAGATTGAAGAGGATGCAGATAAGTTGGATATCAATGTCCATATGAACAGTACCAGATTGAACAACATTCGTTAG
- the YHM2 gene encoding Mitochondrial DNA replication protein yhm2 (BUSCO:EOG09263HD8) — protein MAPADKLEKKPISFSNILLGAGLNMSEVTTLGQPLEVIKTTMAANRSLTMAQAAKLVWSRGGVLGFYQGLIPWAWIEASTKGAVLLFVSSEAEYQFKKLGADNFVSGMGGGVMGGLAQAYLTMGFCTCMKTVEITRAKQAAVSGGAPQQTSFQVFQDIWRREGIKGINKGVNAVAIRQMTNWGSRFGFSRLAEEWIRKMTGKTNHDQKLSNLEKIGSSVIGGALSAWNQPIEVIRVEMQSKTNDPNRPKNLSVWGAAKYIYQNNGVKGLYRGVTPRIGLGVWQTVFMVAFGDIFKKMLNTDGAGH, from the coding sequence ATGGCCCCAGCAGATAAGCttgaaaagaaaccaaTTAGTTTCTCCAACATCCTTTTGGGTGCTGGTTTAAACATGTCCGAAGTAACAACCTTGGGACAACCTTTGGAAGTTATCAAGACCACCATGGCCGCCAACAGAAGCTTGACCATGGCCCAGGCTGCTAAATTGGTGTGGAGTCGTGGTGGTGTTCTCGGTTTTTACCAAGGTTTAATCCCATGGGCGTGGATCGAAGCAAGTACTAAAGGTGCCGTGTTGCTTTTCGTCTCCTCAGAAGCAGAATACCAATTCAAGAAATTGGGAGCAGATAACTTTGTTAGTGGTATGGGAGGTGGTGTTATGGGTGGTTTAGCACAGGCTTACTTGACAATGGGGTTCTGTACTTGTATGAAAACCGTTGAAATCACTAGAGCCAAGCAAGCTGCAGTCAGCGGTGGTGCTCCACAACAAACCAGTTTCCAAGTTTTCCAAGATATTTGGAGAAGAGAAGGTATCAAAGGTATCAATAAAGGTGTCAATGCCGTTGCCATTCGTCAAATGACCAATTGGGGTTCCAGATTCGGATTCTCAAGATTGGCCGAGGAGTGGATTAGAAAGATGACTGGCAAAACCAACCACGATCAAAAATTATCCAATTTGGAGAAAATCGGAAGTTCAGTTATCGGTGGTGCATTGAGTGCATGGAACCAGCCTATTGAAGTTATTAGAGTTGAAATGCAAAGTAAAACCAACGACCCAAACAGACCAAAGAATCTTAGTGTGTGGGGTGCAGCCAAATACATTTACCAAAACAATGGTGTTAAAGGATTATACAGAGGTGTGACACCAAGAATCGGATTGGGTGTTTGGCAAACAGTGTTTATGGTTGCCTTTGGTGACATTTTCAAGAAGATGTTGAATACGGACGGAGCAGGCCATTAA
- the NHX1 gene encoding monovalent cation:H+ antiporter, CPA1 (nhx1), whose translation MSSLAIYTLKHLIKRAVSDDLDDSPDLPTPGDDNLEDSNPVENEIFSSWALFILIFLLMSALWASYFLQQRRIKAIHETVLSIFCGMIVGLIIRLAPGHYVQDAVKFNPGYFFNILLPPIILNSGYELHQANFFRNIGSILTFAIPGTFISSLVVGIIVYIWTKLGLDNVNLEFVDALAVGATLSATDPVTILSIFNAYKVDPKLYTIIFGESLLNDAISIVMFETCQKFHGQPVRFSSFFEGIGLFLMTFTISTIIGIFIGVLVALILKHSHIRRYPQIETCLVLLFAYQSYFFSNGAHMSGIVSLLFCGITLKHYAYYNMSRRTQIATKYVFQLLAQLSENFIFIYLGLSLFTEVELVFKPLLIIVAFISICVARWSAVFPLSRFLNFVYRARLEKYSGIVNSPGGLGLSVPDEISHSYQMMIFWAGLRGAVGVALAMGFKGEAKWTLLATVLVVVVLTVILFGGTTASMLEILGIKIGCVDESAESDDEFDIEAPRLSHLPPQTMGSRRFAKSPKINPFKDNIASSTNSSVNNLLDADSDPNIGAEADDEVEGAFASDVDEMSDVPASSRNSYANANNDRGVLGAILSAEEHAKWFTRFDEEVLKPVLLDTLPNTQNGNSNNPNGMRRD comes from the coding sequence ATGTCTAGTTTGGCAATTTACACATTAAAGCATTTGATCAAGCGAGCCGTGTCGGACGACTTGGACGATTCGCCGGACTTGCCAACTCCCGGTGATGACAACTTAGAAGATTCCAACCCAGTCGAAAATGAGATATTCTCCTCATGGGCATTATTCATCTTGATTTTCTTGCTCATGAGTGCATTGTGGGCATCTTATTTCTTGcaacaaagaagaatcaAGGCCATTCATGAGACTGTATTGTCTATTTTCTGTGGAATGATTGTTGGCTTGATCATACGATTGGCACCTGGTCATTATGTCCAAGATGCAGTGAAATTCAACCCTGGCTATTTCTTCAACATCCTTTTACCGCCCATTATCTTAAATAGTGGATATGAGCTACATCAGGCGAATTTCTTTAGAAATATTGGAAGTATCCTTACATTTGCAATTCCAGGTACCTTTATATCCTCATTAGTGGTGGGTATCATTGTGTACATTTGGACTAAATTAGGGTTGGACAATGTCAACTTGGAGTTTGTTGATGCCTTGGCAGTTGGAGCTACATTATCGGCTACAGACCCTGTGACAATCTTGTCCATTTTCAATGCATACAAAGTGGACCCTAAATTGTATACAATTATTTTTGGTGAATCATTACTCAATGACGCTATTTCCATTGTCATGTTTgaaacttgtcaaaagtTTCATGGACAACCCGTTAGATTCTCGTCGTTTTTTGAAGGTATTGGATTATTCTTGATGACATTTACCATTTCAACAATTATTGGTATTTTCATTGGTGTTTTGGTTGCATTGATATTGAAACACTCGCACATTAGAAGATATCCACAGATTGAAACATGTTTGGTGTTGCTATTTGCATACCAGtcctatttcttttccaatggTGCTCACATGTCTGGTATTGTGTCATTATTATTCTGCGGAATCACCCTCAAACACTATGCTTACTACAATATGTCAAGAAGAACACAGATTGCTACGAAGTACGTGTTCCAACTTCTTGCACAATTATCAGAAaactttatctttatttatCTTGGACTTTCATTATTCACTGAGGTTGAACTTGTGTTTAAACCATTATTGATCATTGTTGCATTCATCTCCATATGTGTTGCTAGGTGGTCAGCAGTGTTCCCGCTTTCTAGGTTCCTCAACTTTGTTTACCGTGCAAGACTCGAAAAGTATAGCGGTATTGTCAATTCACCAGGCGGATTAGGATTGAGTGTGCCCGACGAGATCAGCCACTCGTATCAGATGATGATCTTTTGGGCCGGTCTTCGTGGTGCTGTTGGTGTGGCATTGGCGATGGGGTTCAAGGGTGAAGCCAAGTGGACTTTATTGGCCACAGTcttggttgttgtggttcTTACAGTGATTTTGTTTGGTGGAACTACCGCGTCAATGTTGGAAATCCTTGGTATCAAGATTGGATGTGTTGACGAGAGCGCAGAGTCTGATGATGAGTTTGACATTGAAGCACCTAGATTGTCGCATTTGCCTCCACAGACAATGGGAAGTCGAAGGTTTGCCAAGTCGCCAAAAATCAATCCGTTTAAAGATAACATTGCGTCGAGTACCAATTCTTCTGTTAATAATCTTCTTGACGCAGACTCTGATCCAAATATTGGAGCTGAAGCAGACGACGAAGTTGAAGGAGCATTTGCAAGTGATGTGGATGAAATGCTGGATGTACCAGCATCATCAAGAAATAGCTATGCTAACGCAAACAATGATAGAGGTGTACTCGGTGCAATTCTCAGTGCCGAAGAGCATGCCAAGTGGTTTACAAGATTTGACGAAGAGGTTCTTAAGCCGGTATTGTTGGATACATTACCCAATACGCAAAATGGTAATTCAAATAACCCCAATGGAATGAGAAGAGATTAA